From the Paenibacillus tianjinensis genome, the window ACAGTTTTCTGAAGCTGATTCTCGGTCATCCGGGCATTACCCAAGACCAGATGACGAATGAAATGAAATTCGATAAGGCGACAACAGCCCGTTCCGTGAAGCATCTGGAGCAACTGGGATATATTGAACGGCGAACCGATCCGAAAGACCGGCGTTCTTCTCTTTTGTATCCTACAGCCAAAGCCGTGGACTTTGCTCCAGTATTTCAATCCATTCTTGATGAGCATAACCGCAAGCTGACTGCCAATCTGACGGAGGAGGAAGCCGACACACTGGTGGCTTTGCTTCATAAGGTTACCCGTACTTCCGAAAGCTTATGATAGAGATTGTCTAAGAGCCGCCATACTGCCTTCACAAAATCAGATATGACCGGCATCACAACCTCATTCTCGACAAACACATTTCCTTCGATCAGCGGCATATTACAGAGATCCTTATAACCGGAAAAGCGGCTGGAACAGTTTGTGTTTGTTCTGTATCCTCCTGCGGGCCGGGTGGACAGGCTTCGCACTGCGCAGCAGCTAAATCGGAGCCGGGAGAGAGGACAGCCATCCGTTAGCGGAGAACTGTCAGAGGGTTTCGGACCATTTTCACGGTGCATTGAACTGTTTTCCCTGCGTATTGCAAAAAAAATGCCCCCCGTCTGGACGAGAGGCCTGCTGGCGATTTTATTTAAGTACACCTTTGAAAATATTAGCTTCCACACCCTGCACTCCGGCCTTGAACTTGAACAGTCCGCCTGTAAGCGGCCAGCGCTGGAGCTCTTCTTCACTCATCCCGTCCCGTGCCGTTGTAATATACAGCTCATCGAGCGCATCGCCGCCGAAAGTGCAGGAGGTGACATTTTTAGCCGGAACTTCAACCTTGGCGAGCTGTTTCCCGGTGTGGGGATTCCAGCGCGACACACAGCCGCCGCCCCAGTGCGCAATCCAGAGCATACCTTCACGGTCAATCGTCATCCCATCCGGGTCACCGGCTCCCTCCGGAATAAGGAAGACCCTCCGGCGGTTGTCAACGGTACCGGACTGTACATCATAATCCATGACGTCTACACCCCGGGTTGCCGTATCAACGTAATACATCCGGCCGCGCTGGTCATCCCAGGCCAGGCCATTGGAGATGCTTATGCCGGTTAAGACCCGGCGCACCTGGCCATCAAGATCCATGACATACAGACTGCCCGCCGCCTTTGTGAAATCCATACTCATCGTGCCGAACCACAGCCTGCCGCTGCTGTCACATTTGGCATCATTCAGCCGGTTGCGCGGATGCTCAGGTTCTACCTCAGCAATCCGCTGCTCCGGCTCATTTTCGCTGAACCGGTATAACCCCGTCTTGCAGTGCCAGTATCCAGCCGCCGCCAGCTGCCGGGACTACGGCACTGATCTTTTTATCGAAGGTATAGATCTTCTCGTCCTTAGTGTTTGGATCATAGCTCCGCAGCTGCTTACCCTCAATATTCACCCAATACAGCCTGGCGGCCTTATGATCCCAATGGGGGCCTTCCCCCAGCAAAGCCTGTGCGTCTACAACCAATTCTGCTTGACCAGCCACTTTGAAATCCTCCTTACCCACTCGGTCTAATTTCACTCCCGTCTATTCTA encodes:
- a CDS encoding MarR family winged helix-turn-helix transcriptional regulator; this translates as MRKEPIGKLVAYLHRQNTKILSKELAPYGLGSGGQHSFLKLILGHPGITQDQMTNEMKFDKATTARSVKHLEQLGYIERRTDPKDRRSSLLYPTAKAVDFAPVFQSILDEHNRKLTANLTEEEADTLVALLHKVTRTSESL
- a CDS encoding SMP-30/gluconolactonase/LRE family protein, with the translated sequence MAAAGYWHCKTGLYRFSENEPEQRIAEVEPEHPRNRLNDAKCDSSGRLWFGTMSMDFTKAAGSLYVMDLDGQVRRVLTGISISNGLAWDDQRGRMYYVDTATRGVDVMDYDVQSGTVDNRRRVFLIPEGAGDPDGMTIDREGMLWIAHWGGGCVSRWNPHTGKQLAKVEVPAKNVTSCTFGGDALDELYITTARDGMSEEELQRWPLTGGLFKFKAGVQGVEANIFKGVLK
- a CDS encoding SMP-30/gluconolactonase/LRE family protein, giving the protein MAGQAELVVDAQALLGEGPHWDHKAARLYWVNIEGKQLRSYDPNTKDEKIYTFDKKISAVVPAAGGGWILALQDGVIPVQRK